One stretch of Bernardetia sp. DNA includes these proteins:
- a CDS encoding GEVED domain-containing protein, whose translation MISTKTIKNTLFSFGFGIGMLASSTSFAQDSHGHKGRSCHADENLERLLSINPEAKQTMRNIETFTQNYIQNQRNQRTEAEVYTIPVVVHVLYNTSAQNVSQAQIQSQIDVLNADFRRTNSDYTLTPSEFAGSVADTEIEFVLATTDPNGNATSGVTRTQTSVSAFGTNDQMKYSSQGGKDAWNTQKYLNIWVCNMSGGILGYAQFPGSGSANTDGVVILTTAFGSTGNVNAPFNKGRTATHEVGHWLNLRHIWGDGNCSADDYVSDTPIAAASNGGCPSYPSKSCSNNGGFTSDMFMNYMDYTNDACMYMFTTGQKNRMRAVLDAGGFRSDLVSGGTTPPPTTSYCASKGSDASYEWIAGVKVGSLNKTSSNNGGYADFTSSSVSLAQGSNNAITLTPGFGSSTYNEYWKVWIDFNKDNDFDDAGELVFDAGSLSSTTVNGTLSIPSSAATGSTRMRVSMKYNGAQTSCETFSYGEVEDYTVNITGGSTPSCGVPSGLSSSSVTSSSFTVSWSSVSGANSYDVRVRAAGTSSWTTNNSTSTSLNLTGASPSTQYEYQVRANCSVSSAYSSSSFVTTSSAPVVSYCSSKGNSVADEWIQRVRVGSIDNNSGANGGYADFTNLSTSLAKGTSYNITINPAWSGRTYSEAYNVWIDYNQDGDFNDSGELVYSRAKTTSSSVSGSFTVPSSAQNGSTRMRVTMKYNANASSCETFSYGEVEDYTVVIGSSNRINPAPTAFHNEDRAQEARFGNGLKDESVAFVAFPNPANSTLNVRLGYFSTDSEVTIYSVTGAQLVRQTLASQETAINISKLPKGMYILSVNNGREVETIKFIKE comes from the coding sequence ATGATTTCTACAAAAACAATTAAAAACACACTTTTTAGCTTCGGATTCGGCATAGGAATGCTTGCAAGTTCGACATCATTCGCTCAAGATTCACACGGTCATAAAGGTCGTTCTTGTCATGCAGATGAAAACTTAGAACGTTTGCTTTCTATCAATCCAGAAGCAAAGCAAACAATGCGTAACATTGAAACATTTACGCAAAACTATATTCAAAACCAAAGAAATCAACGTACAGAAGCAGAGGTTTACACAATTCCAGTTGTAGTACACGTACTTTATAATACTTCTGCTCAGAATGTAAGTCAAGCACAAATTCAATCTCAAATTGATGTATTGAATGCTGACTTTAGAAGAACAAATAGTGACTACACTCTTACTCCTTCAGAGTTTGCTGGTTCAGTAGCTGATACTGAAATCGAATTTGTTTTGGCAACAACAGACCCTAACGGAAATGCTACAAGTGGTGTTACTCGTACACAAACAAGTGTAAGTGCATTTGGTACAAATGACCAAATGAAATATAGCTCTCAAGGTGGTAAAGATGCTTGGAATACTCAAAAATATTTGAATATTTGGGTATGTAACATGTCTGGTGGAATTTTGGGTTATGCTCAGTTCCCAGGTAGTGGATCTGCAAACACTGACGGTGTTGTTATTCTTACTACTGCTTTCGGTTCTACTGGAAATGTAAATGCTCCTTTTAATAAAGGACGTACTGCTACTCACGAAGTTGGACACTGGTTAAACCTTCGCCACATTTGGGGAGATGGTAACTGTAGTGCTGATGATTATGTAAGTGATACACCTATTGCTGCTGCTTCAAATGGAGGTTGTCCTTCTTATCCTTCAAAATCTTGTTCAAACAATGGTGGTTTTACAAGTGATATGTTTATGAACTATATGGATTATACAAACGATGCTTGTATGTATATGTTCACAACAGGTCAGAAGAACCGTATGCGTGCTGTTCTTGATGCAGGTGGTTTCCGTTCTGACTTAGTATCAGGTGGTACAACACCTCCTCCTACTACGTCTTACTGTGCATCTAAAGGAAGTGATGCAAGCTATGAGTGGATTGCAGGTGTAAAAGTTGGTTCATTGAACAAAACAAGTAGCAATAATGGTGGATATGCAGATTTTACTTCATCTTCTGTAAGCCTTGCTCAAGGAAGTAATAACGCAATTACACTGACTCCAGGTTTTGGTAGCAGTACATATAACGAATACTGGAAAGTATGGATTGATTTCAACAAAGACAACGATTTTGACGACGCAGGCGAATTAGTATTTGATGCTGGTTCTTTAAGTAGCACAACTGTAAATGGAACTCTTTCTATTCCTTCAAGTGCAGCAACTGGTTCTACTCGTATGCGTGTATCTATGAAATATAATGGCGCACAGACTTCTTGTGAAACATTCTCTTATGGTGAAGTTGAAGATTATACAGTAAATATTACAGGTGGTTCTACTCCTTCTTGTGGCGTTCCTTCTGGACTTTCTTCTTCTTCTGTAACTAGCAGTTCATTCACAGTTTCTTGGTCTTCTGTTTCAGGTGCAAATTCTTACGATGTTCGTGTTCGTGCAGCAGGTACTTCTTCTTGGACTACAAACAATTCAACTTCAACATCTTTAAACCTTACTGGTGCTAGTCCTTCTACTCAATATGAGTATCAAGTACGTGCAAACTGTTCAGTAAGTAGTGCATATTCTTCAAGCTCATTCGTAACTACTTCTTCTGCTCCAGTTGTATCTTACTGTTCTTCTAAAGGAAACAGCGTTGCTGATGAATGGATTCAGAGAGTACGTGTAGGTTCTATTGACAATAACTCTGGTGCAAACGGTGGATATGCAGACTTTACTAACCTTTCTACATCACTTGCTAAAGGTACTAGCTACAACATCACTATCAATCCAGCTTGGTCTGGAAGAACATATAGCGAAGCATACAATGTATGGATTGACTATAACCAAGATGGAGACTTCAACGATTCAGGTGAGTTAGTTTACTCTCGTGCAAAAACAACAAGTTCATCTGTAAGTGGTTCGTTCACAGTTCCTTCTTCTGCTCAAAATGGTTCAACTCGTATGCGTGTAACAATGAAGTATAATGCAAATGCAAGCTCTTGTGAAACATTCTCTTATGGTGAAGTTGAAGATTACACAGTAGTAATTGGTTCTTCAAACAGAATTAATCCTGCTCCAACAGCATTCCACAATGAAGATAGAGCACAAGAAGCAAGATTTGGAAATGGATTGAAAGATGAGAGCGTTGCTTTTGTAGCTTTCCCTAACCCTGCAAACTCTACATTGAATGTTCGTTTAGGATACTTCAGTACAGATTCAGAAGTTACTATTTACAGTGTAACTGGAGCACAACTTGTTAGACAAACACTAGCTTCTCAAGAAACGGCTATCAATATCTCAAAACTTCCTAAAGGAATGTATATCTTGAGTGTGAATAATGGTCGTGAAGTAGAAACGATTAAGTTTATCAAAGAATAG
- a CDS encoding type B 50S ribosomal protein L31, giving the protein MKKDIHPEYREVVFLDTSSEFKFLTRSTIQTKETITWEDGNEYPLVKVEVSSASHPFYTGGKGNFGKATGRVERFNRRYKRTEKKEESTEK; this is encoded by the coding sequence ATGAAAAAAGACATTCACCCAGAATACCGTGAAGTAGTATTTTTAGATACTTCTAGCGAATTCAAATTTTTGACTCGCTCTACTATACAGACAAAAGAAACTATCACTTGGGAAGATGGAAACGAATATCCATTAGTAAAAGTAGAGGTTAGTTCTGCTTCTCACCCATTCTACACAGGTGGAAAAGGAAACTTTGGTAAGGCTACTGGACGTGTTGAACGCTTCAACCGTCGTTATAAGCGTACTGAAAAGAAAGAAGAATCTACTGAAAAGTAA
- the ftsY gene encoding signal recognition particle-docking protein FtsY — protein sequence MSIFKKFFTKEQKQTLDKGLEKSKSNFFDKIGKAIAGKSKVDDDVLDELENILVASDVGVDTTVKIINRIEERVAKDKYTTTSELDRILREEIAALLAENNSSDVKNYDLPNIKPYVLLVVGVNGVGKTTTIGKLAAKYKASGKKVLLGAADTFRAAAVDQLIEWGRRVDVPVVSKGMNVHPATVAYEAVEEGIRQNADIVIIDTAGRLQTKVNLMNELTKVHKVIKKHIPEAPHEVMLVLDGSTGQNAFIQAKEFTKATEVTSLAITKLDGTAKGGVVIGISDQFQIPVKYIGVGEKVEDLQVFNKQEFVESFFTRR from the coding sequence ATGTCTATTTTCAAGAAATTTTTTACCAAAGAACAAAAACAAACCTTAGACAAAGGTCTTGAAAAATCAAAATCTAATTTTTTTGATAAAATTGGAAAAGCCATTGCAGGAAAGTCAAAAGTTGATGATGATGTTTTGGACGAACTTGAAAATATTTTAGTAGCTTCTGACGTAGGTGTAGATACGACGGTCAAGATTATCAACCGTATTGAAGAGCGTGTGGCTAAAGATAAATATACCACAACTTCAGAACTAGACAGAATTTTGAGGGAAGAGATTGCAGCCCTTTTGGCAGAAAATAATTCTTCTGATGTCAAAAACTATGACCTTCCAAATATAAAGCCTTATGTTCTACTTGTAGTAGGAGTAAATGGGGTAGGAAAAACAACAACTATTGGAAAACTAGCTGCAAAATATAAAGCCTCTGGTAAGAAAGTATTGTTAGGAGCTGCTGATACGTTCCGTGCTGCTGCTGTCGACCAACTGATTGAATGGGGAAGAAGAGTAGATGTTCCTGTAGTTTCTAAAGGAATGAACGTTCACCCTGCAACTGTGGCTTACGAAGCTGTTGAGGAAGGAATTAGACAAAATGCAGATATCGTAATCATTGATACAGCAGGGCGTTTACAGACTAAAGTAAACCTTATGAATGAGCTAACAAAAGTTCATAAAGTTATCAAAAAACATATTCCAGAAGCTCCACACGAAGTAATGCTCGTTTTAGATGGAAGTACAGGACAAAATGCTTTTATACAAGCCAAAGAATTTACTAAAGCTACAGAAGTAACCTCACTAGCTATAACCAAGTTAGACGGAACAGCAAAAGGTGGCGTTGTGATAGGAATATCTGACCAGTTCCAAATTCCTGTAAAGTATATTGGTGTAGGAGAAAAAGTAGAAGACTTACAAGTCTTTAATAAACAAGAGTTTGTAGAATCTTTCTTTACAAGAAGGTAG
- a CDS encoding DUF4295 domain-containing protein, which yields MAKKVVATLKKEGGQKWAKVIRTVRSEKTGAYTFKEEIVPEQMVQEVMNRKS from the coding sequence ATGGCTAAGAAAGTAGTAGCAACCCTGAAAAAAGAAGGCGGTCAGAAATGGGCTAAAGTAATCCGTACTGTTCGTTCAGAAAAAACAGGTGCATACACGTTCAAGGAAGAAATCGTTCCTGAACAAATGGTACAAGAAGTAATGAACCGCAAGAGCTAA
- the rpmG gene encoding 50S ribosomal protein L33, producing MAKKGNRVQVILECTEHKTSGVAGTSRYITTKNRKNVTERLELKKYNPILKKHTVHREIK from the coding sequence ATGGCTAAGAAAGGCAACCGAGTACAAGTGATTTTGGAATGTACTGAACACAAAACATCTGGTGTGGCAGGAACTTCTCGTTATATCACTACAAAAAACCGTAAGAATGTAACTGAGCGTTTGGAATTGAAAAAATACAACCCAATCCTTAAAAAACATACGGTACACAGAGAGATTAAGTAA
- the rpmB gene encoding 50S ribosomal protein L28, whose amino-acid sequence MARVCDITGKRTQVGNNVSHANNKTKRKFYPNLQKKRFYIAEQDRFVTLKVSTSAIRTISKNGILPTMRKAVAQGHLHKSFLEPAQEA is encoded by the coding sequence ATGGCACGAGTGTGTGATATCACTGGCAAAAGAACACAAGTAGGAAACAACGTTTCTCACGCAAATAATAAAACAAAACGTAAATTCTATCCAAACTTACAGAAAAAGCGTTTTTATATTGCTGAGCAAGACCGTTTTGTAACACTTAAAGTTTCTACTTCTGCAATCCGTACTATCAGTAAAAACGGAATCCTTCCTACAATGCGTAAGGCAGTAGCACAAGGACACTTGCATAAAAGTTTTTTAGAGCCTGCTCAAGAAGCATAG
- a CDS encoding SDR family oxidoreductase — translation MSKSVKDKVVIITGGTSGIGRACAEAFGREGAKVVITGRNAERLKEAQEFLENQNIEVLPLQLDVSKEEDNEILAKETVERFGKIDILVNNAGISMRALFKDLDLSVLKSLMNINFWGTVYATKYCIPHIIKTKGSVVGVSSIAGFRGLPARTGYSASKFAMQGFLEALRTEMIEEDVHVLIACPGYTSSNIRNTALLHNGNAQGDSPKDEGKMMSSEECAAHILKATKKRKNILILTTQGKLTVFLNKLFPSFMDKLVLNAIAKEGEVPK, via the coding sequence ATGAGCAAATCAGTAAAAGATAAAGTAGTCATTATTACAGGAGGAACTTCTGGAATTGGGAGAGCTTGTGCAGAAGCCTTTGGACGAGAAGGAGCAAAAGTTGTCATTACAGGAAGAAATGCTGAAAGGCTAAAAGAAGCACAAGAATTTTTAGAAAATCAGAATATTGAAGTATTGCCCTTGCAGTTGGATGTTAGTAAAGAAGAAGACAATGAAATATTAGCAAAAGAGACAGTAGAACGATTTGGAAAAATAGACATTTTGGTAAATAATGCTGGTATTTCGATGCGTGCTTTGTTTAAAGACTTGGATTTATCAGTTTTGAAAAGTCTTATGAACATCAATTTTTGGGGAACTGTCTATGCTACTAAATACTGTATTCCTCATATTATCAAGACAAAAGGTTCTGTGGTGGGCGTTTCATCTATTGCAGGGTTTAGAGGACTACCTGCTCGTACAGGATATTCAGCTTCAAAGTTTGCTATGCAAGGTTTTTTGGAAGCGTTACGCACTGAAATGATTGAAGAAGACGTACACGTTTTGATTGCTTGCCCTGGATATACATCTTCAAACATTAGAAATACTGCCCTTTTACACAATGGAAATGCACAAGGAGATTCGCCAAAAGATGAAGGAAAAATGATGAGTTCAGAAGAGTGTGCTGCTCATATTTTGAAAGCTACTAAAAAACGAAAAAACATTCTTATTCTGACAACACAAGGAAAACTGACTGTATTTTTAAATAAACTCTTCCCTTCTTTTATGGACAAACTCGTCTTAAATGCGATTGCAAAAGAAGGAGAAGTTCCAAAGTAG
- a CDS encoding YraN family protein, with protein sequence MSKTSLPTQKQTTGKKGEEIAVSFLKEKGFLLLATNFKANRGEIDIIVRKKNVIHFIEVKTRKNNDFGNPESFVSEAQADKISETAELFLEEYEEKTDKEFKGFIQFDIISILFEKDNLKEILHLEDAF encoded by the coding sequence ATGAGCAAAACATCTTTACCTACCCAAAAACAAACTACTGGAAAAAAAGGAGAAGAAATAGCTGTATCTTTCTTGAAAGAGAAAGGTTTTTTATTGCTTGCCACCAACTTTAAAGCAAACAGAGGAGAAATAGATATTATTGTAAGAAAAAAAAATGTTATTCATTTTATAGAAGTAAAAACCCGTAAGAACAACGATTTTGGCAATCCAGAATCTTTTGTGAGTGAAGCACAAGCTGATAAAATTTCAGAAACAGCAGAACTATTTTTAGAAGAGTATGAAGAAAAAACAGACAAAGAGTTCAAAGGCTTCATTCAGTTCGATATAATTTCAATTCTTTTTGAAAAAGATAATCTAAAAGAAATTCTACATTTGGAAGATGCTTTTTAG
- the murI gene encoding glutamate racemase, with protein sequence MSENDTLKMYLQDTKHTNPIGIFDSGIGGLTVAHAVKKLLPHEQIIYFGDIAHLPYGDKSTAALQAYSIKAVDFLLKHNCKVILFACNSASAAAFELIKEYTATRAKVIDVIQPVVNYVANRFDGKNIGLIGTRQTINSNAYLQKINQANKNVSLSSLATPLLASMIEEGFFNNTVSKSVIAEYLSDESLQNIEGLILGCTHYPLIKKDIELFFQENFTQKVEIIDGSFIVAEEVRIFLEQNNLLNPYSTKEDVFYVSDLTKSFEETTKIFFKKKVELELYKLWE encoded by the coding sequence ATGTCAGAAAACGACACCTTAAAAATGTATCTTCAAGATACCAAACATACCAACCCAATAGGAATTTTTGACAGTGGGATTGGAGGACTTACGGTAGCACATGCTGTCAAAAAACTTCTTCCACACGAACAAATCATCTATTTTGGAGATATAGCACATCTTCCCTACGGAGATAAATCTACGGCAGCACTGCAAGCCTACTCTATAAAAGCAGTAGATTTTTTACTCAAACATAACTGTAAAGTTATTCTCTTTGCTTGTAATTCGGCATCGGCTGCTGCTTTTGAGCTTATCAAAGAATATACTGCCACAAGAGCTAAGGTAATTGATGTCATCCAACCTGTTGTTAATTATGTTGCAAATCGATTTGATGGAAAAAACATAGGTCTTATCGGCACACGCCAAACTATCAACTCCAACGCCTATCTTCAAAAAATAAATCAAGCCAACAAAAATGTATCTTTGTCGTCCTTAGCAACACCTCTTTTAGCTTCTATGATTGAGGAAGGCTTTTTCAATAATACGGTCAGTAAGTCCGTCATTGCAGAATATTTGTCTGATGAATCATTACAAAATATTGAAGGTCTAATTTTGGGTTGTACGCATTACCCACTCATAAAAAAAGATATTGAGCTATTTTTTCAAGAAAATTTTACCCAGAAAGTTGAAATTATAGATGGTTCTTTTATTGTAGCCGAAGAAGTTCGTATCTTTTTAGAACAAAATAATTTACTCAATCCATATTCTACAAAAGAAGATGTGTTTTATGTTTCTGACCTTACTAAGTCATTCGAAGAAACCACAAAAATATTTTTTAAGAAAAAAGTAGAATTGGAACTGTATAAACTTTGGGAATAG
- the pyrR gene encoding bifunctional pyr operon transcriptional regulator/uracil phosphoribosyltransferase PyrR — translation MKRLLFSSDLLDLTVSRLCEQLIENYSDFSDTVLLGIQPRGTLFAERIHKRLETRLNKKIPFGKLDVTFYRDDFRRRDEPLKANMTDVPFVIENKKVILIDDVLYTGRTISAAMSAMAAFGRPKKVDLLVLIDRKYTRDLPIAPNYTGKTVNTILSEHIEVEWTQEGAKEDKIWLISENEDL, via the coding sequence ATGAAAAGATTACTTTTTTCCTCCGATTTATTAGACCTTACGGTAAGCCGTCTTTGTGAACAGCTTATTGAGAATTATTCCGATTTTTCGGATACAGTTTTGCTAGGCATTCAGCCACGAGGGACTCTTTTTGCAGAGCGCATTCATAAGCGTTTGGAAACTCGTTTGAATAAAAAAATTCCTTTTGGAAAGCTAGATGTTACCTTTTATAGAGATGATTTTAGGAGAAGAGACGAGCCTCTCAAAGCTAATATGACAGATGTTCCGTTCGTGATTGAAAATAAGAAAGTCATTTTGATAGATGATGTTCTCTATACAGGACGAACCATTAGCGCAGCAATGAGCGCAATGGCAGCCTTTGGGCGACCAAAGAAAGTAGATTTACTGGTATTGATTGATAGAAAATATACAAGAGATTTGCCTATTGCTCCAAATTATACAGGTAAAACTGTAAATACAATTTTATCTGAACACATAGAAGTAGAATGGACACAAGAAGGTGCAAAGGAGGATAAAATTTGGCTTATTTCAGAAAATGAAGACCTATAA
- the bioD gene encoding dethiobiotin synthase produces the protein MIHQYFISAIGTDSGKTFISAILVEALHANYWKPIQAGLPRDTDGVKKLVSNTESHFLKERFCLTAPMSPHAAAKIDNINISLSDFELPNKTKDKNLIVEGAGGLFVPINEAKNGKADYIIDLIEKLELPLILVCNLYLGSINHSILSLEAIKNRNIKLKGIIFNGESNLASEQIIENYVIHQLGSKVLLRVKQEQEITKELVKKYASKIVF, from the coding sequence ATGATTCATCAATATTTCATATCTGCTATCGGAACAGATAGTGGTAAAACATTCATTAGTGCCATTTTGGTAGAAGCCTTACACGCCAACTACTGGAAACCCATTCAAGCAGGTTTACCAAGAGATACGGATGGAGTTAAAAAGCTAGTTTCTAACACAGAAAGTCATTTTTTGAAAGAGCGATTTTGTCTCACTGCTCCTATGTCGCCACACGCTGCTGCAAAAATTGACAATATAAATATAAGTTTATCTGATTTTGAATTGCCAAACAAAACAAAAGATAAAAACTTAATTGTGGAAGGTGCAGGTGGTTTGTTTGTTCCGATAAATGAAGCAAAAAATGGAAAGGCAGATTATATTATTGACCTCATTGAAAAACTAGAACTACCTCTGATTTTGGTTTGTAATCTGTATTTGGGTAGTATCAATCATTCTATTTTGAGCTTAGAAGCCATCAAAAATAGAAATATAAAGTTGAAGGGAATTATTTTTAACGGCGAATCTAATCTAGCATCAGAGCAGATTATTGAAAATTATGTTATTCATCAACTTGGCTCTAAAGTATTGCTAAGGGTAAAACAAGAACAAGAAATTACAAAAGAGTTAGTGAAAAAATATGCTTCCAAAATTGTATTTTGA